From Selenomonas sp. AB3002, one genomic window encodes:
- a CDS encoding adenylyltransferase/cytidyltransferase family protein, which translates to MEKKETREMAIMVLDGEETYVPVYAVKQLMKKVGTCRVYIVKPENGHYAGVVSWKELLDTSEPYVQFRHNTILLRENNFLLAKKMMQENSVEFLPVVDSKGILLGEFNKDDDYSYCAAKVLTFYGIDKTGINETYRLFKRRGYGITLVKPFQKKNISLYERMVSLLRESNVPFDKADERNIMDFLDKQTSLVFPDKQEYHTMQAVCRNSLRRKATYTFYRSFFDEVERMQSDNLDYRLLKDMLSTSAEVEIFVLSNSEHGDSSYLKGYKEQRSSAGFPSDQACQGFFEELYSPEYVQSLKSIMPAAHIRMNGVNRLKDSEHPLFHVRNGERSTCGVPKKYDRTIWFFGPCIMVGSLVDDAHTIESLLQKQLNEMGYSVRVRNEGAWGGMLGRILSTRFVSGDILVIFDANGRYGFPAINLPEIAERYSMPYGWFTDSLIHCNHKANTILAKELLSLMKNSLDKKPKVRKPFQFSKGMYLRYTYLCKYFYDTKLLKYARVGAIVMNCNPFTKGHRYLIEESIKLVDCLIIFVVEEDKSLFSFTERFQMVQKGVKDLKKVIVVPGGAFILSQTTFPEYFIKIKDEDIRMNVEYDVSLFAEFIAKPLGITYRFVGEEKEDPVTAEYNAAMNRILPKYDIRLIEIPRISQDNTLISASRVRHSLEAGNGEKAADMLPNSSREHLFLQEAGKHIAENAVPIPIDVVGSSYLNPLFRILSTCFPRHILEFNFDEVTRLVAQYTEKAGERHKVLDFDQQRVDSKIAKWEMHFTKTSIFGSALLEAKSGDFNGIVYQGFERFTADEQYDLILIKCPFGGGRCIHMDLLTRLPELLEEDFVVLMDHIEDRGGKAVFYGMTDILKGKGREFSIEEFLDEDRKVCAIISKGWNEKFRMKQNHMEPVYSHNN; encoded by the coding sequence ATGGAGAAAAAAGAGACCAGGGAAATGGCAATAATGGTGCTGGACGGTGAAGAGACATATGTACCTGTTTATGCTGTAAAGCAACTCATGAAGAAAGTTGGGACATGCAGGGTTTATATTGTGAAGCCAGAGAATGGTCATTATGCTGGGGTGGTGTCATGGAAGGAACTCTTGGACACGTCAGAGCCTTATGTGCAATTTCGTCACAATACTATTCTCTTGCGAGAGAATAACTTCTTATTAGCGAAAAAAATGATGCAAGAAAATAGTGTTGAATTTTTGCCTGTGGTAGACAGCAAGGGAATTCTGCTGGGAGAATTCAATAAAGATGATGACTACAGCTATTGCGCTGCTAAAGTTTTGACTTTTTATGGTATTGATAAAACAGGTATCAATGAAACCTATCGTTTATTTAAGCGACGTGGATATGGAATAACTCTGGTAAAACCATTCCAAAAAAAGAATATTTCTCTTTACGAACGCATGGTTAGTTTGCTTCGAGAAAGCAATGTTCCATTTGATAAGGCAGATGAGAGAAATATTATGGATTTCTTGGACAAACAGACATCTCTGGTTTTTCCTGACAAACAGGAATACCATACCATGCAGGCTGTGTGTAGGAATTCGTTGAGGAGAAAAGCCACATATACGTTTTACCGGTCTTTCTTCGATGAAGTGGAGCGTATGCAGAGCGATAATTTGGATTATCGTCTGTTGAAGGATATGTTGTCGACTTCTGCTGAGGTAGAGATTTTTGTTCTCAGTAATTCTGAGCATGGAGACAGTTCATATTTAAAAGGATATAAGGAGCAAAGGTCATCCGCTGGTTTTCCATCAGACCAAGCTTGCCAGGGATTTTTTGAAGAGCTATATAGTCCAGAGTACGTCCAATCTCTAAAATCTATTATGCCTGCTGCACATATACGGATGAATGGCGTGAATCGATTGAAGGATTCGGAGCACCCGCTGTTCCATGTTAGAAATGGTGAGCGTAGTACTTGCGGTGTGCCTAAGAAATATGACCGCACTATATGGTTTTTTGGTCCTTGTATCATGGTTGGATCTTTGGTAGATGATGCTCATACTATTGAAAGTTTGCTGCAAAAGCAGCTTAATGAGATGGGGTACTCTGTGCGTGTACGTAATGAAGGGGCTTGGGGCGGGATGCTGGGACGTATTCTTAGCACTCGTTTTGTATCAGGTGATATACTGGTTATTTTTGATGCCAATGGACGGTACGGTTTTCCTGCCATAAACTTGCCTGAGATTGCAGAGCGGTATAGCATGCCATATGGTTGGTTCACTGATAGCCTGATTCATTGCAATCACAAGGCAAATACTATTTTAGCTAAAGAATTATTGTCGTTGATGAAAAATTCTTTGGATAAGAAGCCAAAGGTGAGGAAGCCGTTCCAATTCAGCAAAGGCATGTATCTGAGATATACGTATCTTTGCAAGTATTTTTATGATACCAAGCTTTTAAAATATGCTAGAGTGGGTGCTATTGTCATGAACTGTAACCCATTCACTAAGGGACACAGATATTTGATTGAAGAAAGCATAAAGTTGGTAGACTGTCTCATTATCTTTGTGGTGGAGGAAGACAAATCATTGTTTTCTTTCACAGAGCGGTTTCAGATGGTTCAGAAAGGCGTCAAGGATTTAAAGAAAGTAATAGTGGTGCCAGGGGGAGCATTTATCCTGTCTCAGACTACGTTTCCTGAGTATTTCATCAAAATAAAGGATGAGGATATTCGTATGAATGTGGAATACGATGTATCTCTCTTTGCGGAATTTATTGCCAAACCTCTTGGTATTACTTATAGGTTTGTGGGAGAAGAGAAGGAGGATCCTGTTACTGCAGAGTATAATGCTGCTATGAATAGAATTCTGCCTAAATACGATATCCGTTTGATAGAAATACCGCGCATTTCGCAGGATAACACTCTTATTAGTGCTTCCAGAGTTCGTCATAGTCTGGAGGCAGGGAATGGTGAGAAAGCAGCAGATATGTTGCCAAATTCTAGCCGTGAACATTTGTTTTTGCAAGAGGCAGGAAAGCATATAGCGGAAAATGCAGTTCCAATTCCTATAGATGTAGTTGGAAGCAGTTATTTGAATCCTCTTTTTAGAATACTTTCCACTTGCTTTCCGCGTCACATACTTGAATTCAATTTTGATGAAGTGACTAGATTGGTTGCTCAATATACAGAAAAAGCAGGGGAGAGGCATAAGGTTTTAGATTTTGACCAGCAAAGAGTGGATAGTAAAATTGCTAAATGGGAAATGCATTTCACAAAAACAAGTATTTTTGGTTCCGCATTATTAGAAGCCAAGAGTGGCGATTTCAATGGAATTGTCTATCAAGGTTTTGAGCGATTCACTGCTGATGAGCAGTATGATTTAATCCTCATCAAATGTCCGTTCGGGGGGGGCAGATGTATACATATGGATTTATTAACAAGGCTGCCTGAGCTTCTGGAGGAAGATTTTGTTGTTCTGATGGACCATATCGAAGATAGGGGTGGAAAGGCTGTTTTCTATGGAATGACTGATATCCTAAAGGGGAAGGGCAGGGAGTTTAGTATTGAAGAATTTTTAGATGAAGATCGCAAGGTCTGTGCGATTATTTCCAAGGGATGGAATGAAAAATTCCGTATGAAGCAAAACCATATGGAACCTGTATATTCTCACAATAACTAA